A region of Oryctolagus cuniculus chromosome 3, mOryCun1.1, whole genome shotgun sequence DNA encodes the following proteins:
- the CXCR1 gene encoding C-X-C chemokine receptor type 1 isoform X1, which yields MEVNVWNMTDLWTWFEDEFANATGMPPVEKDYSPCLVVTQTLNKYVVVVIYALVFLLSLLGNSLVMLVILYSRSNRSVTDVYLLNLAMADLLFALTMPIWAVSKEKGWIFGTPLCKVVSLVKEVNFYSGILLLACISVDRYLAIVHATRTLTQKRHLVKFICLGIWALSLILSLPFFLFRQVFSPNNSSPVCYEDLGHNTAKWRMVLRILPHTFGFILPLLVMLFCYGFTLRTLFQAHMGQKHRAMRVIFAVVLIFLLCWLPYNLVLLADTLMRTHVIQETCQRRNDIDRALDATEILGFLHSCLNPIIYAFIGQNFRNGFLKMLAARGLISKEFLTRHRVTSYTSSSTNVPSNL from the coding sequence ATGGAAGTAAACGTATGGAATATGACTGATCTGTGGACGTGGTTTGAGGATGAGTTTGCAAATGCTACTGGTATGCCTCCTGTAGAAAAAGATTATAGCCCCTGTCTGGTAGTCACCCAGACACTTAACAAATATGTTGTGGTCGTCATCTATGCCCTGGTCTTCCTGCTGAGCCTGCTGGGCAACTCCCTGGTGATGCTGGTCATACTGTACAGCCGGAGCAACCGTTCGGTCACCGACGTCTACCTGCTGAACCTGGCCATGGCCGACCTGCTTTTTGCCCTGACCATGCCTATCTGGGCCGTCTCCAAGGAAAAAGGCTGGATTTTCGGCACGCCCCTGTGCAAGGTGGTCTCGCTTGTGAAGGAAGTCAACTTCTACAGTGGAATCCTGCTCCTGGCCTGCATCAGTGTGGACCGCTACCTGGCCATTGTCCATGCTACTCGCACACTGACCCAGAAGCGCCACTTGGTCAAGTTCATATGTCTGGGCATCTGGGCGCTGTCTCTGATTTTGTCcctgcccttcttcctcttccgCCAAGTCTTTTCTCCAAACAATTCCAGCCCGGTCTGCTATGAGGACCTGGGTCACAACACAGCGAAATGGCGCATGGTGCTGCGGATCCTGCCACACACTTTCGGCTTCATCCTGCCGCTGCTGGTCATGCTGTTTTGCTATGGGTTCACCCTGCGCACGCTGTTCCAGGCCCACATGGGGCAGAAGCACCGGGCCATGCGGGTCATCTTCGCCGTCGTGCTCATCTTCCTTCTCTGCTGGCTGCCCTACAACCTGGTCCTGCTCGCAGACACCCTCATGAGGACCCACGTGATCCAGGAGACGTGTCAGCGTCGCAATGACATTGACCGGGCCCTGGACGCCACCGAGATTCTGGGCTTCCTGCACAGCTGCCTCAACCCCATCATCTACGCCTTCATTGGCCAAAACTTTCGCAATGGATTCCTCAAGATGCTTGCGGCCCGCGGCCTTATTAGCAAGGAGTTCCTGACACGACATCGGGTCACCTCTTATACTTCTTCCTCTACCAACGTGCCTTCAAATCTCTAA